From Plasmodium brasilianum strain Bolivian I chromosome 3, whole genome shotgun sequence, the proteins below share one genomic window:
- a CDS encoding hypothetical protein (conserved Plasmodium protein), producing MVQQRPVKMERTDETLNENNLLNSRISEHPCSSHISSNINKVGMRVNSKERGKKRGKENEKENGKETSFKSNTNEELSEKRKEGYFISERESNINDEHGEVTNASSFFSHAQSANILLNQNDSKKITVLNSSIGRDKINALLLSEMKKNWKNSSSCCDKNVQNYEQNRQNVQNYEQDRQNVQNYEQDRQNVQNYEQDRQNVQNYEQDRQNVQNYEQDRQNVQNSEEDSANLQPSHHEKTKKVQRKEVQKEGKVPSFYESRNGDISEEERNEKIDDNIMEYIKNKTLNEREKNFVYRKVDEILNLESTNEDDWIMNETFENQNINIGKNINIDKNINVSKNINVSKNINVSKNIHINKNINIGKNINIGKNINKSSYAMTDHGAAHQSEKVQGKREQGVCEDSSLDGASRLTYTLDESIFNLDEGKLHAVLRKNKYELTKVNMRMSSIIYKYLYMHKKKKSMLMMMKKRKWKRKKGSSPCNALQEGRNYLEDGEALHEKDLKHAKGPAEDGIVLDVQKCSYGYDKGEKWYDKVEQQHDDGGNTYDKALEQQYAYGQFSYSYDRASNSTLSKDINFLYIEYFIHKKKIVKLRNIYKYIYDKKHLFYLKKFGYKNVYLLSAECTLPEVSYTDGGADRGTTNENGRSGTIHVQRYSYNSNFLCLQNMEDEIAIYSMKRLNINSLIFFKNRENNKINEDQIKTYLDELVITEKNEEHSCVKLNFNYKSTACCILKNEKIKNIQNVDINNMNKLCICTGSSIYIYEIFLKELDVRYKYLYSYHEKSDLLGKENKIWYSYLSNEKKLIYFTFYNIIYLNSNSHIFNSHIFTITKDIKCKYKILNISIYKNLLVVSYYNKISILYNDKVYFVVEFDDEGDVISYEGKGKEVIVPEQQGEWKRHKNKMINKQKNEMSVEEENCYFGGEVDNSCDRLNEQQVHYIPFLCVLEGNNLFCVGYGKKLTIIEYTSKILIKKKFTLSYSLYYLKSCHNNILILYDKYKLYICQIMYIKKEHRLFLLFEKTITDINSSLIFENSTIFESFSEAIKVNMRSIKINRSDHIARYIFQFFNKSDKDVVNVRGGGRGSGSSSGVPSGNGEHDNSGLNCKGDTIHFYINLVYIYILNKGKVDIVVINSWIYLIYLFFYYKRYNILLILMLYIYNGNMCVLTDFSLDEDERKNKIKSLFFFFFEMKIKDIIENYNKCENNDISNIFDVRDENKISTKEDMSVQNSTNDLQTPHVIMSNSVPYGKEKLHPSSISIESSSSIKDNASLSEYASSFLYIPSTVSSDQSEFLGISKCSSAAASVGGSTDDNEADSNRSGIEAVGIGAVGIEAVGIEAVDIGAVGIEAVDIGAVDIKAVDIEEDGKDTRGVDGKGKWRKKQRRGKWRNEGPRYPALSSRSIRSLLEGENIYINDKVVRKECVEELLKLCTLGLELSIKFNINLYEYIFKLFKLYNIENIYFYLSEYYIINKKICLTHYSLIHNLVEYFKRFYTMFSLYDDTYYDLFLFFCNFINKKKEKQKRNDHYTYALNSYKEMDLNKLIFSHQMILVSKNYRERKRYFTSSYNFDIYFCYNYLNIYKGMRRIRKIYSFLCIISKFCKLFENIVLEKKIEHIISLLPIHICSLLYNKHNEDKITTAEFFISYIIRKKNIFFFNFCKYNNLKNDSFPIYIPPYILKNFYQVHFFFDYLFSVLFKSPFSIHMNRYDITKEQIINLKYNYDNVHTVCYALNDLSNYDKVFYIYPHFSFVKKKDCTLNKSIISLISYLCNRHYRKCLSSLEGGRTFLSIFLQNGIGEAADTRVASKGGKEKQSSGGEAYGKNGTEGYKKEYRGEFCVEREKYCLEQEQPSRQCNDSQDEQINLNDFANLDKNGLFLLLQISLYDTFYLINNVFLHYNMEHNIDIVNVLVENMCEFYLHLVVILVKYMKYLKCILKKNLEKEIYAKIYKDIVYGVVTYLDYRSISELAHDVSVFVNSEMGTIESSDNNNNISINVISSNAIGSNVISSNAIGSNAIGSNAIGSNAIGSNAIGSNGISSSAISSNINININSNKHSNIGETVKWIILQLFFIYKHITKVVSYTTHMLILFFIFSNNALFSYSLNIFFVNFFFRPNIIKGKEKRHFEKYKKVLTCNDLPSSLRDWSTINAANAANTANTANTANPANSVHITNTTNYTNYEEAFFQSFGLKRKNVILKRSIINSNAVRGGGTNMLQSNIINYIVKKVYLLDVDELLSETDSGKEEVGGNIFEGEKLRQSREEKEKGKEKVRSRSISSCESIIKKEGHTQGGNNNCIFKSNKRSMRRACVVSSTGGNHVLKRRRKRKGSRNDFRGGNTSSSGISSGISSGISSGISSGISSGNSSSISSGISSGNSSGNSSGNSSDNNRGKRGHNRVGKGGSTTKRDRGNIFTIKYLQKNLRYILLLYVKKLLLIHDKGEYMKGDKKKKKMRSQDIHNLLKYILYFSCKKKKYMNIYLLILDHFCYYNIIIEYYKKNDRNRKNLYEYVYYKIYFFFKEKRVKRRIYGYLFYTNLLQHIHIFNDLFVQYILNNYFHFHEKTTAFFVRKLRKLREAVRHRNEVEDKELLEEKKHLRCKNLEYCWRGEKGGGSFLSESNMSSNIKWEEYKKMKNKILITGKFFIKNLIHCNNFPEVIKKRIYFLLLYKVHMPRIIKNYVFKKLFKNYIELLCIYDKVKVYKCVKQINTVNYQSIYEKYNNINVILYINEKRGNFIKIIELCLKEIKNNICKIGTTFNKKNKWLFTKNISYDDIYYINFSTRIDVYNFYAMPFKKEVKKLFMCKKEKSSLKNHTQKRDAFLIPLLKEINCSPDHKFFNDYFVEKRGYAISMDERKYLQRNTCVTLCENSERHKEHMVYVPSDQQCNNRTVLIKGKLSSRACYSPIVEENSDEAMQNEEAVNHFLNKKNSDKNSGKNSDKNSGKKSGKNSGKNSGKKSGKNSGKNSGKKSGKNSGKKSGKKSGKKRDKRINNCSMNDLVNSLWIYCTEEYSSIFLHIYMLRFILKRNKLKNDKINEYIIFFIINECLKNFIEISEQISKKEESSSYKMAFFSYLFEQILLFVININSYNHTQRICKKLLFKYKRYHIKLIKLPLIEILKNMTDSYTFFNDSCQIAQNKIKDQMKTYTYEKKKGLVINYKVSHTHRFNVELCTMKSEKAGGQKDEQTAFYSNNIICITKCEHDHHFACTQQCYLCNKFEKKNK from the exons ATGGTACAGCAGCGTCCAGTAAAAATGGAGAGAACAGATGAAACTCTTAACGAGAACAATCTTCTAAACAGTAGGATCAGCGAACATCCTTGCTCTAGCCATATCAGTagcaatattaataaagttGGCATGAGGGTAAACAGTAAAGAGAGGGGCAAAAAGAGGGGaaaggaaaatgaaaaggaaaatggcAAAGAAACTTCGTTTAAAAGTAACACAAATGAGGAATTATCGGAAAAGAGGAAAGAaggttattttatttcagaACGAGaatcaaatataaatgatgaaCATGGGGAGGTGACAAATGCAAGCAGTTTTTTTTCTCATGCACAGAgtgcaaatattttattaaaccaAAATGATTCGAAAAAAATTACAGTGTTGAACTCATCAATAGGGAgagataaaattaatgcaTTATTGCTAAGtgaaatgaagaaaaattggaaaaattCGTCATCCTGTTGTGATAAAAATGTGCAAAATTATGAGCAGAACAGGCAAAATGTGCAAAATTATGAGCAGGACAGGCAAAATGTGCAAAATTATGAGCAGGACAGGCAAAATGTGCAAAATTATGAGCAGGACAGGCAAAATGTGCAAAATTATGAGCAGGACAGGCAAAATGTGCAAAATTATGAGCAGGACAGGCAAAATGTGCAAAATTCTGAAGAAGACAGTGCAAATTTGCAACCTTCTCATCATGAAAAGACGAAAAAGGTTCAAAGAAAGGAGGTCCAGAAAGAAGGAAAAGTTCCTTCTTTCTATGAAAGCCGAAATGGCGATATTAGCGAAGAAGAACGAAACGAGAAGATTGATGATAATATTATggagtatataaaaaataaaactttaaATGAACGTGAAAAAAACTTCGTTTACAGGAAAGTTGACGAGATATTAAACCTGGAGAGTACAAATGAGGATGATTGGATAATGAACGAAACTTTtgaaaatcaaaatataaatataggtaaaaatataaatatagataaaaatataaatgtaagtaaaaatataaatgtaagtaaaaatataaatgtaagtaaaaatatacatataaataaaaatataaatataggtaaaaatataaatataggtaaaaatataaataaaagtagtTATGCGATGACGGACCACGGTGCAGCGCATCAGAGTGAGAAGGTGCAGGGGAAGCGTGAGCAGGGAGTGTGTGAAGATAGTTCTCTTGACGGAGCATCTCGGTTGACGTACACTCTAGATGAAAGCATCTTCAATTTGGACGAAGGGAAGCTTCATGCTGTTCTTCGAAAAAACAAGTATGAACTAACCAAAGTAAACATGCGTATGAGTAGCATAATATACAAGTACCTTTAtatgcacaaaaaaaaaaagagcatgctgatgatgatgaagaagaggaagTGGAAGAGGAAGAAGGGTAGTAGTCCGTGTAATGCATTACAAGAAGGAAGAAATTATTTAGAGGATGGTGAAGCATTACATGAAAAGGACTTAAAACATGCGAAGGGGCCAGCTGAGGATGGTATTGTGTTGGATGTGCAGAAATGCTCTTATGGATATGATAAGGGGGAGAAGTGGTACGATAAAGTGGAACAGCAGCATGATGATGGAGGGAACACTTATGATAAAGCACTGGAACAGCAGTATGCTTATGGACAATTCAGTTACAGTTACGATAGGGCGTCAAACAGTACCCTGTCgaaagatataaattttttgtatatagaatattttatacataaaaaaaaaatagttaaactgagaaatatttataaatatatatatgataagaAGCATTTGTTTTACTTGAAAAAGTTTGGTTATAAGAATGTGTATCTCCTGAGTGCGGAGTGCACCCTACCCGAGGTGAGTTATACCGATGGTGGTGCTGATAGGGGTACTACGAACGAGAATGGTAGAAGTGGTACTATCCACGTTCAGCGCTACTCCTACAACAGCAACTTCCTCTGCCTGCAGAACATGGAGGACGAAATAGCGATATATAGTATGAAGCGGTTAAACATAAATtcgttaatattttttaaaaatagagaaaacaacaaaataaatgaagatcAGATAAAGACATATTTGGACGAGTTAGTAATAACTGAAAAGAATGAGGAGCATAGTTGTGTAAaacttaattttaattataagtCTACTGCATGTTGTATTcttaaaaatgagaaaataaaaaatatacaaaatgttgatataaataatatgaacaaattatgtatatgtacaggatcatcaatatatatatatgaaatatttttaaaagagttAGATGTAAGGTATAAGTACTTATATAGCTATCATGAGAAGAGCGATCTGttaggaaaagaaaataaaatatggtaTTCTTATCTGtcaaatgaaaagaaattaatatattttacattttacaatattatataccTAAACAGTAATAGCCATATTTTTAACAGCCATATTTTTACCATTACGaaagatataaaatgtaagtataaaattttgaatatatctatttataaaaatttgttagTAGTATCTTATTATAATAAGATTTCTATACTGTATAATGACAAGGTATACTTTGTTGTTGAATTTGACGATGAGGGGGATGTAATAAGTTATGAGGGAAAGGGAAAAGAAGTAATAGTACCTGAACAGCAAGGAGAATGGAAAaggcataaaaataaaatgataaataaacaaaagaaTGAAATGTCCGTAGAGGAAGAAAATTGTTATTTTGGAGGGGAGGTCGATAACTCATGTGACAGATTAAATGAACAACAGGTTCATTATATACCTTTTCTATGTGTACTGGAAGGGAATAATCTCTTCTGTGTAGGGTATGGCAAGAAGCTAACTATTATTGAATACACTTCTAAAATTTTGATTAAGAAAAAGTTTACCTTGAGTTATtctttgtattatttaaaaagttgtcataataatattcttatcctttatgataaatataaattatatatatgtcaaaTCATGTACATAAAGAAAGAACATCGTTTGTTTCTCCTATTCGAAAAGACAATAACAGATATAAACAgttctttaatttttgaaaattccACTATCTTTGAATCCTTTAGTGAAGCAATTAAGGTAAATATGAGGAGCATTAAAATTAACAGGAGCGATCATATAGCTAGGTACATCTTCCAATTTTTTAACAAGAGCGATAAAGACGTGGTTAACGTGCGCGGTGGGGGTAGAGGTAGCGGTAGCAGTAGTGGTGTTCCCAGTGGAAACGGCGAGCATGATAATAGCGGCTTGAATTGTAAAGGGGATACTATCCATTTCTACATAAACttagtgtatatatacattctgAACAAAGGAAAGGTCGACATAGTTGTTATAAATTCGTGGATATACCtgatatatctttttttctattacaAGAGATATAACATACTCCTTATTCTGATGCTGTATATTTACAAC GGAAACATGTGCGTGCTGACAGACTTCTCTTTGGACGAGGATGAAAGGAAGAACAAGATAaaatctctttttttttttttttttgaaatgaaaataaaagatataatagaaaattataataagtgCGAAAATAATGAcataagtaatatatttgatgtaagggatgaaaataaaattagcaCAAAGGAAGATATGAGTGTACAAAATAGCACGAACGACCTTCAAACTCCACATGTGATTATGTCTAATAGTGTACCTTATGGTAAGGAAAAACTGCATCCATCGTCTATATCGATTGAATCGTCATCATCTATCAAGGATAATGCGTCGTTATCAGAATATGCATCTTCCTTTTTGTACATTCCTTCAACTGTGTCCTCTGATCAGAGTGAGTTTCTGGGTATAAGCAAATGTTCTTCTGCAGCTGCTTCGGTTGGGGGTAGTACCGACGATAATGAGGCAGACTCGAATAGATCTGGTATAGAAGCGGTTGGTATAGGAGCGGTTGGTATAGAAGCGGTTGGTATAGAAGCGGTTGATATAGGAGCGGTTGGTATAGAAGCGGTTGATATAGGAGCGGTTGATATAAAAGCGGTTGATATAGAAGAGGATGGTAAAGACACGCGTGGTGTAGACGGGAAAGGCAAATGGAGGAAGAAGCAAAGGAGGGGTAAGTGGAGGAACGAAGGGCCGAGATATCCCGCGCTAAGCTCTAGAAGCATAAGGAGCCTGCTCGAAGgggaaaatatttacattaacgATAAAGTAGTGAGAAAGGAGTGCGTGGAGGAATTGCTAAAATTATGTACACTAGGACTTGAGCTAAGCATTAAGTTTAACATAAATCTGTatgaatacatttttaaattgttcaAGCTGTacaatatagaaaatatatatttttatttaagtgagtattatatcattaataaaaaaatttgtctTACACATTACTCATTGATACATAACCTGGTTGAGTATTTCAAAAGATTCTACACTATGTTTTCTCTTTATGATGACACATATTATgatttgttcctttttttttgtaatttcataaataaaaagaaggaaaaacaaaaacgaaACGATCATTATACATATGCTTTGAATTCATATAAAGAGATggatttaaataaattaattttttcccatCAGATGATACTGGTTAGTAAAAACTATAGAGAAAGGAAAAGATATTTTACATCTAGCTATAATTtcgatatatatttttgttataactatttgaatatttataaaggCATGAGAAGGATAAGAAAGatttactcttttttatgtattattagcaaattttgtaaattatttgaaaacatcgttttagaaaagaaaattgaaCATATCATTTCTTTATTGCCGATTCATATATGTTCTTTGTTATATAACAAACACAATGAAGATAAAATTACAACAGCTgagttttttatttcatatataataaggaagaaaaatatttttttctttaatttttgtaaatataataatttaaaaaatgattcaTTTCCAATATACATACCCCcatatattcttaaaaatttttatcaagtgcatttcttttttgattatttattCTCAGTTCTATTTAAGAGTCCGTTTTCTATACATATGAATAGGTATGATATAACAAaggaacaaataataaatctAAAGTATAATTACGATAATGTGCATACGGTATGTTATGCACTGAACGATTTGTCCAATTATGATAaggttttttatatataccctCATTTctcttttgtaaaaaaaaaggattgcACGTTGAACAAGAGTATCATATCACTTATAAGTTATCTGTGTAATAGACATTATAGGAAATGCTTGAGTTCTTTAGAGGGTGGAAGAACGTTCTTAAGCATTTTTCTACAGAATGGAATTGGGGAAGCGGCTGATACTAGAGTGGCCTCTAAAGggggaaaagaaaaacaatcCAGTGGTGGAGAGGCATATGGTAAAAATGGGACAGAGGGGTATAAAAAAGAGTATCGTGGGGAGTTTTGTGTTGAACGGGAGAAGTATTGCCTAGAACAGGAGCAGCCTTCCCGTCAGTGTAATGATTCCCAAGACGAACAAATCAATTTGAACGATTTTGCAAATTTGGACAAGAACGGACTATTTTTACTCCTTCAGATCTCTCTATATGATACCTTTTACTTAATAAACAATGTATTTCTTCACTATAACATGGAACACAATATAGATATTGTAAATGTATTGGTAGAGAACATGTGCGAATTTTACCTACATCTAGTTGTAATATTAGTGAAGTacatgaaatatttaaaatgtattttaaaaaaaaatttagaaaaagaaatatatgcaAAGATATACAAAGATATAGTATACGGTGTTGTTACTTATTTGGACTATAGAAGCATAAGCGAACTAGCACATGACGTCTCTGTTTTTGTCAACTCGGAAATGGGCACTATTGAGAGTAGcgataataacaataatattagtatTAATGTTATTAGTAGTAATGCTATTGGTAGTAATGTTATTAGTAGTAATGCTATTGGTAGTAATGCTATTGGTAGTAATGCTATTGGTAGTAATGCTATTGGTAGTAATGCTATTGGTAGTAATGGTATTAGCAGTAGTGCTATtagtagtaatattaatattaatattaatagtaacaaGCATAGTAATATTGGGGAAACAGTAAAATGGATTATACTGCagctcttttttatttataaacacATTACGAAGGTTGTTAGTTACACAACACATATgttaatactattttttatcttttcgaATAATGCCCTTTTTAGTTATTccctaaatatattttttgtaaactttttttttcgccCGAATATTATTAAGGGGAAGGAAAAGAGGCACTTTGAAAAATACAAGAAGGTTTTGACTTGCAATGATTTACCATCTAGCCTCCGCGATTGGAGCACTATAAACGCGGCTAACGCGGCTAACACGGCTAACACGGCAAACACGGCTAACCCGGCAAACTCCGTGCACATTACTAACACCACCAACTACACTAACTATGAGGAGGCCTTTTTTCAATCATTTGGACTAAAAAGGAAGaatgttattttaaaaaggagCATCATTAACTCAAATGCGGTAAGGGGTGGTGGTACAAACATGCTTCAGTcaaacataataaattacataGTTAAGAAAGTGTATCTCCTGGACGTAGATGAACTGTTGAGTGAGACTGACAGTGGGAAAGAAGAAGTGGGTGGAAATATATTCGAGGGGGAGAAATTAAGACAATCTagggaagaaaaagaaaagggaaaagaaaaagttcGCAGTAGAAGCATATCTAGTTGTGAAAGCATCATCAAAAAAGAAGGACATACACAAGGTGGTAACAACAACTGCATATTTAAGAGCAACAAGCGGAGTATGCGACGCGCATGTGTAGTTAGCAGCACTGGAGGGAATCATGTGCTCAAGCGGAGGAGAAAGAGAAAAGGAAGCAGGAATGATTTCAGGGGAGGTAACACTAGCAGTAGCGGTATTAGCAGCGGTATTAGCAGCGGTATTAGCAGCGGTATTAGCAGCGGTATTAGCAGCGGTAATAGTAGCAGTATTAGCAGCGGTATTAGCAGCGGTAATAGCAGTGGTAATAGCAGTGGTAATAGCAGTGATAATAACAGAGGTAAGAGGGGCCATAACCGTGTTGGTAAGGGTGGAAGCACGACGAAGCGGGACAgaggaaatatatttacaattaaatACTTGCAGAAGAATTTGAGGTAcattttactattatatgttaaaaagtTATTGCTCATTCATGACAAGGGTGAATATATGAAgggagataaaaaaaaaaaaaaaatgcgcaGTCAggatatacataatttattaaaatacattttatattttagctgtaaaaaaaaaaaatatatgaacatttatttacttatacTGGATCATTTCTgctattataatataataattgaatattataaaaagaacgATAGGAAtaggaaaaatttatatgaatatgtttattataaaatatactttttttttaaggaaaaacgggtaaaaagaagaatttatGGATATCTTTTTTACACAAATCTGTTGcaacatatacacatttttaacgatttatttgttcagtacattttaaataattattttcatttccaCGAAAAGACTACAGCATTCTTTGTACGAAAATTACGTAAGTTGAGGGAAGCAGTTAGACATCGAAATGAAGTAGAGGATAAAGAGTTACTTGAAGAAAAGAAGCACCTTCGTTGTAAAAACCTGGAATATTGTTGGAGGGGGGAAAAAGGAGGTGGTTCTTTTTTAAGTGAAAGTAATATGTCCTCTAATATTAAGTGGgaagaatacaaaaaaatgaaaaataaaatacttataACTGGTaagtttttcattaaaaatttaattcattGCAATAATTTCCCTGaggtaataaaaaagaggatatattttttgttattatataaagtGCACATGCcaagaattataaaaaattatgtttttaaaaaattatttaaaaactaCATTGAATTGTTATGTATCTATGATAAGGTGAAAGTATACAAATgtgtaaaacaaataaacacgGTGAATTATCAGAGCATATAtgaaaagtataataatataaatgttatattatatattaacgaAAAACGTggtaattttataaaaataatagaattatgcttaaaagaaataaaaaataatatttgtaaaattgGTACTAcatttaataagaaaaataaatggcTTTTCACAAAAAATATCTCGTatgatgatatatattatattaatttttccacCAGAATtgatgtatataatttttatgctaTGCCATTTAAAAAGGaggttaaaaaattatttatgtgtaaaaaagaaaaatcatctttaaaaaatcataCACAGAAGAGGGACGCTTTTTTGATTCCGCTTCTCAAGGAAATAAACTGCAGCCCTgatcataaattttttaacgaTTACTTTGTGGAAAAGCGAGGATATGCAATTAGTATGGATGAAAGGAAGTATTTACAGAGGAATACTTGTGTAACTCTGTGTGAGAATTCGGAGAGGCACAAAGAGCATATGGTGTACGTACCATCTGATCAACAGTGTAATAATAGAACAGTGCTAATAAAAGGCAAACTGTCTTCGCGCGCTTGCTACAGCCCCATAGTTGAAGAGAACAGTGATGAAGCAATGCAGAATGAAGAAGCAGTCAACCATTttttgaacaaaaaaaatagcgACAAAAATAGCGGCAAAAATAGCGACAAAAATAGCGGCAAAAAGAGCGGCAAAAATAGCGGCAAAAATAGCGGCAAAAAGAGTGGCAAAAATAGCGGCAAAAATAGCGGCAAAAAGAGTGGCAAAAATAGCGGCAAAAAGAGCGGCAAAAAGAGTGGCAAAAAGCGCGACAAACGTATCAACAATTGTAGCATGAACGATTTAGTTAACTCCCTTTGGATTTACTGCACGGAGGAATATAGTTCAATCtttttacacatatacatgcttcgttttattttaaaacggAACAAGTTGAAAAATGACAAgattaatgaatatataattttttttatcattaatgaatgtttgaaaaattttatagaaatTTCTGAACAGATCagcaaaaaagaagaaagcaGTAGTTATAAAATGGCATTTTTCAGTTACTTATTTGAgcaaattttactttttgtaatcaacataaattcatataatcATACGCAaagaatatgtaaaaaattgttatttaaatataaaaggtatcatataaaattaattaaattgcctttaattgaaattttaaaaaatatgactgattcatatacattttttaatgatagTTGTCAAATAGCgcagaacaaaataaaagaccAAATGAAGACTTATActtatgaaaagaaaaaaggattaGTAATCAATTATAAGGTGAGTCATACGCATCGATTTAACGTTGAATTATGCACAATGAAAAGTGAAAAAGCGGGAGGACAAAAGGATGAACAGACTGCGTTTTACTCGAATAATATTATCTGCATTACCAAGTGTGAACATGATCACCACTTTGCCTGTACGCAGCAATGTTATTTGTGtaataaatttgaaaaaaaaaataaataa